One Triticum dicoccoides isolate Atlit2015 ecotype Zavitan chromosome 3B, WEW_v2.0, whole genome shotgun sequence genomic window, CTGCTGGGGGCTTGCTGACCGTTGTTTTTTTCTAGAAACTAGTTCCACCAAAGAGGATCAAGCTTGTGCTCCTGATCAACacgatggtgacgatgatgattatgatgatgatgataaagatgatgatgatgatgataaagaTGATGATGAGGCAGAGGAGGACGGGGAGAAGGAATACAACGCATGCTCAGAAGACAATCAAGAGGTGTGTGATGGATCAACCTCTCAGGTGGTACCACCCACCGAGCAGAAGGATGCGGGGTTTTATCGGAAGCAGCTAAGGAAGGTCGTCTTTGAGGGCCATAGACGAGCGCAACGGCCACAAGTCATGAGACATGTCGAGGTGGAGTTTCCAATGGTCGTCGCCGACACCTGCACCACCGTCGATGTGTTGTGGCAGGATGGCACACGACAACATGGCAGACGTTCAGCGACCGTCGTTCCCTTTGGGATCTGGAATGAGCAAGAGTTCTTCCCGGGACAGCGTGTTGTCGCCAACGTTCTTCCTATTAGCGCTGCCGTTGAAGCTACTGGTGACCATGATGATGTGACAACTACTAGCGTCAACAATAACATTGATGCGTCCGGAATTGGACCAACGGAGCGTGTGGGAATCGTCAAGAGCCTGCAATACGAGGACCAGACGGTTTGTGTATCATGGTTCAAGACGTCAGGGCACCCAGATGAGGCTAGGGAGGTCGACTGCGACCAAACTGTCAGTGCTTACGACCTAAAATTGGACTCTAACCACTCTGCTTACTATGGTGACATTGTCATTCGTGTCCTACCATCGGGATCAACAGATGACGGTGAAAGTGCACCCTTGATATTGGGAAACAAGAAGAAAAATGTCGTTCCCGCCGATCTTTCATGGGTGGGGCGGGTAGTTGAACTTCCTAGTGGGCACATCCAAGTCAAGTGGGGTGATGGTAGCACGTCAACGGTACGTGGATAGTTTCTAGTACCTTTCTTAGATCTACATATATGTTACGTTCTCTactcaactttgttgatttgtttgGGCGTGCTGCAGGTATCGCCCGATGAGATCGTTGTCGTCAAGGACGAGCACTACATGGACCTATTGCTTGAAATGGGCGACTGGGTAGAGGACGATGGCATCGATGACGCACCCGAAGAACCGGTTGCTGCCAATACGGTATATATCTATCTTTCTAAACATTGTCCACTTCGACAAACAATGAGGTGTGGGGACTATTTTGGTTTCTCCTGGTAGGCAGCAAAGTACTATTTATTCTATGATAAATGATTATATGGAAAGCGTCAGCCCGGCAATTGATGTGGTTATATGTGTTATCTTATTTTAGGACATTGATCTTCAGAATCTAGATAATGATGTCGAAAGCGTCAGCCCGGCAATGTCAAGGACAAGCCTTTTAGGTTTTCCATTCCGGTCTTTGCTCCAATTGACCAGTGACGTGGTAGCTCGAGGTAAAGGATACCTGATGAACTGGCGGCCCTCGTCGTTGTCACCAAGCTCAGAGTTACCCGCGCCCGCAAACGATGATAGTATCGGTGGTGCTGCTGCAATGGGGACCAACGATGCTGCTGTAGATTTGACTTGTCACGGTTTTGCCGGGGGGATGAAGGCTGCGGATGCTACCTGTTGCTTTCCACGTTTCGATGTACTGCAGATGAGCCCTCTGGATCACCACTACCTTGAGATTACGGACCAGGTAATTATATATATGTTAGAAAATGATGAAGAACGGAGGTAATTAAGGTTAGAGTAAGGGATGTTTACATGCACAGTATGGTTTGTCTAACGGTGGAATCCATCTTATGGCATTCTTTTTTTAATGCAAAACTAAACTCTCTGACTTAAAATAAGTAAATGACCACACAACATGTTACAACTCATTATAAAACGAATTTTACTAACTGAAGAACTTTAATCAATACTCTTTTTTTCAAGGAAATGCAGGGCGCTAGTCGTGGGAAGAGTTGGGCCAAAACAGTGCAAAAGGAATGGAAAATTCTGGAGAACGACTTACCAGGTATGTGAGTGCACCTGAAAATACACGGTCCATATGCTTGGCTACAAATGAATAGCCAACCATTTAATGTGCAGAAACCATCTACGTGCGAGCATTCGAGGACCGCATGGATCTGCTTCGGGTGGTGATGGTGGGTGTGAGCGGGACACCATACCATCATGGCCTTTTCTTCTTCGATCTGCAGCTACCTCCGTCATACCCGTCTGCCCCACCGCAAGTGTACTACCACTCCTTCGGCTTACGGCTCAATCCCAACCTCTATGAGTCTGGTACGGTGTGCCTCAGCTTGCTAAACACATTCGGTGGCGAGGGCACCGAGGTCTGGTCCTCGACGACATCAAACCTCCTCCAAGTCGTTGTCTCCATCCAGGGCCTTGTCCTCAATGACCAACCATACTACAACGAGGCCGGGTATGGAACATTGGTCAACAAACCAGAGGGTCGCCGCAATGCGCTGCCCTACAATGAGAATGCTTACCTGCTTACCCTTCGGACAATGCAACATCTTTTACGTCGaccacctcagggatatgaggaattCGTTAAGGAACACTTCTGCCTTCGGGGAAGGTTTGTGCTCAGGACATGCAATGCGTGGTTGCAGGGAAATAGTGTCGACAATGCTCATGACACTGAAGCAAGTAGGAAGCGGTCGTGCTCGGCTGGGTTAAGGCTTGCACTCACCAACGTGGTGCCAAGCCTCATGACAGCCTTCACAGAGATCGGAGCCGAGGGATGCGAAGAGTACCAGTAGCTATGAATCAAATTGCCATGTGCTGCAACTCACTAGAGAGACGAGTATGTGATGGTGAGACCTTTGCTACACCTACAGATTAGATTGGATTAGTTGAAATGAGGGATACGCAGATATATGATTTTTGGTGATGGTGGTTGTTTTGTAATCGTTCACTTTTTTGTTCTACAACAATCTATACGTACTcctatttgctttattttcttgGTACACATAGGTTACGAATTTTGCTATTGCTTATTAATTCGTCTACAAAGGGAGGTCTGGTACGGTAAAGTGGGGAAATATGCTTCCCTGCCACAGCTTTATAATCACTTCCAAAAGTAATAATTTTGGTTAGCATATAAGATGGTTCCAAAAGTATATCATAGCCATGTTAAAACAAATGTCATTCTGTTTAGAACCTTGTTCTATACCTTCTCGTATTTGTCTAATCACAAATTGTCATGCTGCATATATACCAAAACCCCTATTTCCCGTCAAGATTTTCTCACCACGTTTACCCACTTGTCTTGCCGGGATGTATGGACCTATGGTTATGTGACGCGTGTATTTCTTTGGTACCCCATTGGGTAGAATTCACTGTGGCTTTTGGCTTCCGTTGGTAAATTTTCTTAACgtgttttgtgtttgtgtgtgtacgCCACGTACGGTGTGGGCCGTGTTTCTCCCGTTGACCCAATTGTGCAGTCTTTCCTGCGTGTGTCTTGCTGCATGCATGGGCTTATATGTGTTGGGCTTCCTTGTCATCCTCCCGTCATCCTTGGCTCGCGTGTGTATGTTTGGGTGACCCACGTGTGCCATCAACTGATGTTTTAATCGGTGCCGCTTAGCTCGGCCGATATGTGTTGGCTCGCGTGTCTATGTTTGGGTGACCCACTTGCTGCATGCATGGGCTTATATGTGTTGGGCTTCCTTGTCATCCTCCCGTCATTCTCTCCAAACATTCCTTGCCAACGAACGATATAAGAGCACACCGACATATGTCTGACTCGGCCAGCTGCGGATTGTGTGGAGCCCCAGATTCATGGAGGCATTCCTTAGTGGCATGTactgcatcaagatgcatttgggcGTTAAGTGACAGCGAGCTAGCACATAAAATGATGACGGTGGAGGAGCCTTCTACAAAGCATTGGCTGTTTATTCTGAAGGGAACACTCTGAGCATGACATGTTTGTACTTCTACCAATCACTCTGTGGACCATCTGGTCGGCCATCGCGTGTCTATGTTTGGGTGACCCACTTGCTGCATGCATGGGCTTATATGTGTTGGGCTTCCTTGTCATCCTCCCGTCATTCTCTCCAAACATTCCTTGCCAACGAACGATATAAGAGCACACCGACATATGTCTGACTCGGCCAGCTGCGGATTGTGTGGAGCCCCAGATTCATGGAGGCATTCCTTAGTGGAATGTACTGCATCAAGATGCGTTTGGGCGTTAAGTGACAGCGAGCTAGCACATAAAATGATGACGGTGGAGGAGCCTTCTACAAAGCATTGGCTGTTTATTCTGAAGGAAACACTCTGAGCATGACATGTTTGTACTGCTACCAATCACTCTGTGGACCATCTGGTCGGCCAGGCGGAAGGCAATACACGAGGGAATTTTTCAAAGCCCACAATCCACACAAGCATTTATCCACAAGTTCATAGATGATCTACAGATAGTACAAGGTCAGCAAAACACACCAGCAGTCCGGGCAAATATACCCCCTACCTCTACACGGCACAGGGCCAAGGCACCACCACAGGGTTACGCCAAAATCCATGTTGACGCCGCTGTTAGGCATGAACGAGGTGGAGCAGCGGCAGCGGTATGCAGGGATGACAGAGGAAATTATCTGGGAAGCTCGGCGTTGGTTGTTTATGGTGTGTGCAACCCAACCACGCTGGAGGCAATAGCGTGTAGGGAGGCGTTTGCACTCGCGGAGGACCTGAACTTGATGAATTTCGTGATCTCCAGTGACTGCAAGCAAATGGTGTCCGACATCTCCAAAGGAACTTTAGGGCTCATGGGGCAATAATTAAGGAGATCAGGGCAAAAGCAACTTCTTTTAATTCTGTTTCCATCTTCGAGGGACGTGCTGTTAATTATGAAGCATGTAGATTAGCTCGTTTTTCTCTTTCTCAGGGTTTGAGACGCCACGTTTGGTTTGGTAGCCCCCATGACCCTCGTTGTATCCCACATCATGTGGATTTTGGTGATGAATAAAAGTTCTTTTCAccccaaaaaaaaaaaaaaaaaagctcgGCCGATCTAGAAGCGCTGCCCTTGAGTGGTGTGTGTTTGTTTTTGATTTCCCCTTGTATCTCTCTGTTGGTTATAAATAGGCCGTCTGTTTCATAGCATTGTGTGCATCACTGGAGCCCTTCGCCCCCGTCGTGGTGGTGGAGAGTTGGTGCCTCCGAAGCCGACGTGAGGACGCCCCTTGCCCCTCCGCCTCAGCATCAACTACAGGATGACGAGCACTCGGCGGCTGCTTCTTCTTTGATGTCTACGTCGTGCCCTCTGCCGTCCGTGTTGGTTCACGGTAGTTTTCTCCGGAGCGACCTTCGTCGTTCGGGTCCTCCTCCTGGAGTCCATGGGGCTTTTGGATGTACGGGGTCGTGGTGTAAGCATGATGGAAGGTGCTGCTGGTGGCGTctgtttgatgatcatttatcgtgTGCGAGTCGTGGTGGTCGTGCTCCCGTTGACTCCGTATCCGCTGGTTGGTTTGGTTTAACTGGTGGGCTTTTGTTAATCTTTCCTGCACGTGTTTGTTTGATCGCTTTTTGGGAAAGCCTCCTGTTGATTTTGTTGCCGATGAGTTTGCGTGATTGTGTTCTGTTCAAAAAAAATATTTTGTCATCAGTTACTACATGCATGCGGTTGTGTGGATTGTTGTTCAGCGTGTATATGTATGGTCTACCGTCGCTCTCTGCTGCTCAGTACTCCAGGCGAGCGCCACCGCCGGACAGACGAGAGTCCCGACCCCAAGGTCTGCGAGGTATCCCCTGATGTGCTGCTCCACGGCAAAACTGACGGCGACGAGCGCGTGGCTATGCTACTCCCATGCCTCAACTATCTTCTTCAGCAGTGCGGACTGTATTACTCTCGATTAAATAACTGCTTATGTGACCAGCCAGTGTATCCATGCAGCGATATATGTTCTCTCCTCTTAAGTTTTTTTGCGGGACACTTAATCTCTATTCCTAAtgaacgaattggttgaatagtccccccaactttcaaccggtttattttcaaccggtttattttcaaccggtttttcttcatcccacctcccaccagcccctcccaccggcttttctcttttctcgtctgaccggcaatacccaacgtatttatggtaatcaatcataattaatccacgtatagtaataaatcgatctaggtatggtaaggtcataactcaggaaattttgaatatggtaattatatgataATAAATGTAAATTACCTCAAAggttatcaatccaggtatggtaaggccataactcgggaaatatcgaatatggtaataaatttaaattaccaccaggtatggtaaggctatccacgtatagtaataaatcatatagtaataaatcataattaattcacgtatagtaataaatcaatccagatatggtaaggtcataactcaggaaattttgaatatggtaattatatggtaataaatttaaattaccccaaaggctatcaatccaggtatggtaagaccATAAATTGGGAAATATCGAATatagtaataaatttaaattaccccaaaggctattaatccaagtatggtaaggccataactcgggaaatatcgaatatggtaataaatttaaattaccaccaggtatggtaaggctatccacgcatagtaataaatcatatagtaataaatcataattaatccacgtatagtaataaatcaatccaggtatggtaaggtcataactcaggaaatttttaatatggtaattatatggtaataaatgtaaattaccccaaaggctatcaatccaggtatggtaaggccataactcgggaaatatcaaatatggtaataaatttaaattaccaccaggtatggtaaggctatcgatccaggtatggcacgccctcacctgatcacctatcacaatctccagccccacgcacgcaccaaagaacccacccggcaccaaatgcagctcctctcgatcccctcgagtaaacgccgccaccgtcgtgcgatcttcctgacacagacgctgtcgccgcctccttcccacctacggcgtcccccacgtccatggtgacggcgctcgcgtcctacactgaccctccgcctcatataggttggtcgttgatggagtgggatgtgccgctgcggtttggggaggcgcaatcacgatctggttgggatctcagtgtggactcattctctacgatgaaggatggcgctgcctccctggcaaatgggatcggaggaaggggctctacgtcgtgaatgtcggcgaggcagcggccgaaggcgagcccgatggtgagcacgggtgttcgtcccatgaaataggcggccacggagggcggatctgaggccaccccaatcgccggtggcccttcctcccatcgctcatcgcctccatttctctctcctctaaatctttgtcgcccctgcctgattctggccgacgccatccggctctcgcatcgaccaccaccagcacggctgcggacgaggcgcaaccgcagacgccgccgccgccatcctcatccacctcctccaccatccttcccagccgtcgtcgggggcacccgccatccgcgctctagcccacccgctccctcctatcccctccccctgcctgcaagccccgtgatccatcgcacagatggcaggtactacagcgacctcctccccagcggatccggcctcctccgatggagatccatcctgggcaccgccttattctcatgcgtgcacgtctatatcaacgtctcattccacctcacctgagcctttaccttcccacctctgcttcagatccacatcactttgcaaggtatgtgcttgattgttCCGAACTGGATCGATGGATTATGCAAGGTACATTGGGTGTCGTCATTGACGACAATTGTCACGCCAtgctaccatcggaggggtccctcatcgatgattagggtcttccgaactgcacgagctccattgagaaggatgtttttaattctggttttgcctacatgctttctttgcctatatctacttagctaatgtcttcttatagatagtagctgctgaagtggtgatcaaagttgttcactataaggaaacaaccatgataacaaaagtgtatattccctgacctttgacctgaagtactttttcattagaaacttgcaacagccaggcattgaaattagcaacagcttcgtacgtactgaactaatttgcagcaacacgtactgaactaagttaggttatgctcatcgttccaacatgcttagtgataaccacctagcaagctgatcaaacatgaaaaaattgaagtgctactgctaatcgtactattctgaatgtgaaaatctatttaattggctcttctctaattgtacacttgcataaatctcagatcttgcaaattacagtataaccataaaagtcatgctttgactcctatagggccttttgcactttaatatgactaataatttgccttaatattacagattgtattactacctttgtaagtgaatgacattcaagaaggtcattaaataaaGCCAATAAATCCTTCTGGTATTGAAGTGTAggaaagttgagactataaaaccaaaaggctatatttacgtttattagagaaggttctttactttttataggaaaacacaaaatgttgcgatgtagagtctaggtggtgggcctccttgatccacttggtggatgagggcgacttcggtcctggcacccatagtgccagtgatccaaaaatcatagggcctGGATATAGCTCTAGCAGACGTATGCGTCTTGCGCATCGAGCTTGGTCGTCTCGAGCATGGAGATCGGCGAGTTGTAGACCGAGAGCTGGtacagagataggcgagttgtagacaagagctggtgggcagcaagaaacgcatgcacaccaaagaacaaatctgagtcacatgcctacttctattggtttctacaaagagcggctagcttagatcttagaccagtcggtcactgtcgaggtcgccaaggtgatcttacagcaccgccgtgggaatttctcatgattttatgtaggcaagccgcaagcggtggtggtgattggctgggtggtgtcgctgccttgggaagagacgaagtgatggtaaaagtaagcaggatccgatgattcttccgtggggatagccaaagtcaagatgtcgactacagactcgtcgcagacttgcagtgaacctggatgcggcgagcctgatttgtggatcgatggcgggtcttgactttgttaggccgggattggatggttgcggagggtggtgtgcttggttgggttcccatggaagaatgtggcctcctcgtggatctggtcatgcccatcctagagaacattgtgtccctagctccctcgaggagcaaggacagtgcaagcggcagcagggggtagggt contains:
- the LOC119280535 gene encoding probable ubiquitin-conjugating enzyme E2 23, encoding MMVVPAAASPNLYLLDLVKTGRRFIDRGLVLADGQVDNIYLPVDTFKLLRIDDSVEYKNVGDIKVVDRSHLYPGQVVGSASDMGGQIGVVTGVNTMLSLAKLDNNGVPAKVIRGVSPSSLRRVRSINLGDFVVSGPWLGRVVEVSIDVDVLFDDGAVCRITDGQHVTLPGACSLFKDARWLNGYWHPYRQVGTIMKVETAGILVYWVASRHCGTDKGLVEASAPPAYQNPDDLTFFCASYNCCWGLADRCFFLETSSTKEDQACAPDQHDGDDDDYDDDDKDDDDDDKDDDEAEEDGEKEYNACSEDNQEVCDGSTSQVVPPTEQKDAGFYRKQLRKVVFEGHRRAQRPQVMRHVEVEFPMVVADTCTTVDVLWQDGTRQHGRRSATVVPFGIWNEQEFFPGQRVVANVLPISAAVEATGDHDDVTTTSVNNNIDASGIGPTERVGIVKSLQYEDQTVCVSWFKTSGHPDEAREVDCDQTVSAYDLKLDSNHSAYYGDIVIRVLPSGSTDDGESAPLILGNKKKNVVPADLSWVGRVVELPSGHIQVKWGDGSTSTVSPDEIVVVKDEHYMDLLLEMGDWVEDDGIDDAPEEPVAANTDIDLQNLDNDVESVSPAMSRTSLLGFPFRSLLQLTSDVVARGKGYLMNWRPSSLSPSSELPAPANDDSIGGAAAMGTNDAAVDLTCHGFAGGMKAADATCCFPRFDVLQMSPLDHHYLEITDQEMQGASRGKSWAKTVQKEWKILENDLPETIYVRAFEDRMDLLRVVMVGVSGTPYHHGLFFFDLQLPPSYPSAPPQVYYHSFGLRLNPNLYESGTVCLSLLNTFGGEGTEVWSSTTSNLLQVVVSIQGLVLNDQPYYNEAGYGTLVNKPEGRRNALPYNENAYLLTLRTMQHLLRRPPQGYEEFVKEHFCLRGRFVLRTCNAWLQGNSVDNAHDTEASRKRSCSAGLRLALTNVVPSLMTAFTEIGAEGCEEYQ